One region of Verrucomicrobiota bacterium genomic DNA includes:
- the trpB gene encoding tryptophan synthase subunit beta codes for MSANTTAPVPDAQGHFGPYGGRYVPETLVHPLQQLEEEYARAQQDPEFDREFRYYLREFCGRPTPLYFAERLTRELGGAKIYLKREDLLHTGAHKINNCIGQILLAKRMGKTRIIAETGAGQHGVATATVSAMFGLKCVIYMGAHDCERQALNVYRMKMLGAEVVPVKAGQQTLKEAINEAMRDWVTNVRTTHYILGTVYGAHPYPVMVRNFQRVIGDEARRQLLEKEERLPDLLIACVGGGSNAMGLFTAFLGDESVKMLGVEAGGEGIQPGKHAARFQGGSLGVLQGTRSFLLQDEFGQIQLTHSVSAGLDYAAVGPEHAWLRDQGRVEYTFAEDGRALEAFMTLAKVEGIIPALESAHAVAACIARAPTLPKDSVVIVNLSGRGDKDVSQVAAKMSL; via the coding sequence ATGAGTGCGAACACGACCGCTCCCGTCCCCGATGCGCAGGGCCATTTCGGTCCTTACGGCGGACGCTACGTGCCCGAGACGCTCGTCCATCCGCTCCAGCAATTGGAGGAGGAATACGCGCGCGCGCAGCAGGACCCGGAGTTCGACCGCGAGTTCCGCTACTACCTGCGTGAATTCTGCGGGCGGCCCACGCCGCTTTACTTCGCCGAGCGGCTCACGCGCGAGCTCGGCGGCGCAAAGATCTACCTCAAGCGCGAGGACCTGCTCCACACCGGCGCGCACAAGATCAACAACTGCATCGGACAAATCCTGCTCGCGAAGCGCATGGGCAAGACGCGCATCATCGCGGAGACGGGCGCGGGCCAGCACGGCGTGGCGACGGCGACGGTGAGCGCGATGTTCGGGCTCAAGTGCGTGATCTACATGGGCGCGCATGATTGCGAGCGGCAGGCGCTGAACGTGTATCGCATGAAGATGCTCGGCGCCGAAGTCGTGCCCGTGAAGGCCGGCCAACAGACGCTCAAGGAAGCCATCAACGAGGCGATGCGCGACTGGGTCACGAACGTGCGCACCACACACTACATCCTCGGCACCGTCTACGGCGCCCACCCGTATCCGGTGATGGTGCGAAACTTCCAGCGCGTCATCGGCGACGAAGCCCGGCGTCAGCTACTCGAGAAAGAAGAGCGGTTGCCCGACCTGCTCATCGCGTGCGTCGGTGGCGGATCGAATGCGATGGGCTTGTTCACCGCGTTCCTCGGGGACGAGTCCGTGAAGATGCTCGGCGTTGAGGCGGGCGGCGAAGGGATCCAGCCCGGCAAGCACGCCGCCCGGTTTCAGGGCGGGTCGCTCGGTGTGTTGCAGGGCACTCGGTCGTTTCTGCTGCAGGACGAGTTCGGGCAAATCCAGCTCACGCACAGTGTCAGCGCCGGACTCGACTACGCCGCCGTCGGCCCCGAGCACGCTTGGCTGCGGGATCAAGGCCGCGTCGAATACACCTTTGCCGAGGACGGCCGCGCGCTGGAGGCCTTCATGACGCTCGCGAAGGTGGAGGGAATCATCCCCGCGCTCGAAAGCGCCCATGCCGTCGCCGCGTGCATCGCGCGAGCTCCGACGCTGCCGAAAGACTCGGTCGTGATCGTGAACCTCAGCGGCCGCGGCGACAAAGACGTTTCGCAAGTCGCGGCGAAGATGAGTCTTTGA
- a CDS encoding Gfo/Idh/MocA family oxidoreductase, with product MNATSQASTVTRRDFFATSSKLAAGAAAITTLPVTPFAHAASPGDTIRVALVGCGGRGTGAADHAMMTGEGVKLVAMGDVHKDRLDRSLATLAGKHKDKVDVKTARQFLGFESYKEAIASADVVILATPPGFRPMMFEEAVRQGKHVFMEKPVAVDGPGVRRVLAAAEEANKKKLKVAVGLQRHHQPDYNECLKRIHDGQLGDIVSMRCYWNTGPVGPKMTRAACEKLLGRAPTEMEYQLRNWYNFTWLCGDHIVEQHIHNLDVINWVKNAYPVSASGMGGRAWLKEPDHGEIFDHHAVEYAYADGSRLYSQCRQIPKCKGEVYEAVQGTKGSWTAERGQFVIRDLKQDITWRYKAGEGVRNDGHRLEHIPFFDAVRHDKPYNEAFNGAKSSLTAIMGRMATYGGQPVLWDDALNSKLDLAPERLAWDARPKVQPGPDGRYPFAIPGQSAAL from the coding sequence ATGAACGCGACTTCACAAGCGTCCACCGTTACCCGGCGCGACTTTTTTGCGACGTCCTCGAAGCTTGCAGCCGGCGCCGCAGCCATCACCACCCTGCCGGTCACGCCCTTTGCGCATGCGGCCTCGCCGGGCGACACGATTCGCGTCGCGCTGGTGGGTTGCGGCGGCCGCGGCACGGGCGCGGCCGACCACGCGATGATGACCGGCGAAGGCGTGAAACTCGTGGCCATGGGCGATGTCCACAAGGACCGCCTGGACCGCTCGCTCGCCACGCTCGCGGGCAAGCACAAGGACAAGGTGGACGTGAAGACCGCGAGGCAGTTCCTCGGGTTCGAGAGCTACAAGGAGGCCATTGCAAGCGCCGACGTGGTCATCCTCGCCACGCCTCCGGGGTTTCGGCCGATGATGTTCGAGGAAGCCGTGCGGCAGGGAAAGCACGTTTTCATGGAGAAGCCCGTCGCCGTGGACGGCCCGGGCGTCCGGCGCGTGCTGGCTGCGGCGGAGGAGGCCAACAAGAAAAAGCTCAAGGTCGCGGTCGGACTGCAGCGGCACCACCAACCGGATTACAACGAGTGCCTCAAGCGGATCCACGACGGCCAGCTTGGCGACATCGTCTCAATGCGCTGCTACTGGAACACGGGCCCCGTGGGTCCGAAGATGACACGGGCCGCGTGCGAGAAACTCCTCGGGCGTGCGCCGACCGAAATGGAGTATCAACTGCGCAACTGGTATAACTTCACGTGGCTTTGCGGTGACCACATCGTCGAACAGCACATCCACAATCTGGATGTCATCAATTGGGTCAAGAACGCGTATCCGGTCAGCGCCTCCGGCATGGGCGGGCGCGCCTGGCTCAAGGAACCGGATCACGGGGAGATTTTCGACCACCACGCGGTCGAGTATGCCTACGCCGACGGCTCGCGCCTCTACTCGCAGTGCCGCCAGATCCCGAAGTGCAAGGGCGAGGTTTACGAAGCGGTGCAAGGCACGAAGGGCTCGTGGACGGCCGAGCGCGGGCAGTTCGTCATACGCGACTTGAAGCAGGACATCACCTGGCGCTACAAGGCCGGCGAAGGTGTTCGCAATGACGGGCACCGGCTCGAGCACATTCCCTTCTTCGATGCCGTTCGCCACGACAAGCCCTACAACGAGGCGTTCAACGGCGCGAAGAGTTCGCTCACCGCAATCATGGGGCGCATGGCGACTTACGGCGGGCAGCCCGTGCTGTGGGATGATGCGCTCAACTCGAAGCTCGACCTCGCACCCGAACGACTCGCGTGGGATGCCCGGCCCAAAGTCCAGCCCGGTCCCGATGGGCGGTATCCGTTTGCAATCCCCGGCCAGTCTGCGGCGCTTTGA
- a CDS encoding phosphoribosylanthranilate isomerase: MSVKVKICGITRLDDAVAAVEAGANALGFVFYEGSPRNLTSSQARAIISKLPPFVAKVGVFVNATEDFVRGRAGECGLDTLQFHGDETPEFCRRFAPMKVVKSFRIRDAKSLAALEPYDTDAWLLDSHVEDKLGGTGVTFNWELAWQAKDHGRPVMLAGGLTPENVAEAIHEVWPFAVDVSSGVEDAPGLKNRKLVQMFIANVRAVDVEQDRF, translated from the coding sequence GTGAGCGTGAAGGTCAAAATCTGCGGCATCACGCGCCTCGACGACGCCGTCGCCGCGGTCGAGGCGGGCGCGAACGCGCTCGGCTTCGTGTTCTACGAAGGCAGCCCGCGCAATCTCACGTCATCGCAAGCCCGCGCGATCATCTCGAAGCTGCCGCCGTTCGTGGCGAAGGTCGGCGTGTTCGTGAACGCGACCGAGGACTTCGTGCGGGGCAGGGCAGGGGAGTGCGGCCTCGACACGTTGCAGTTTCACGGCGACGAAACGCCGGAGTTTTGCCGGCGGTTCGCGCCGATGAAGGTGGTGAAGTCGTTCCGCATCCGCGACGCGAAATCACTCGCCGCACTCGAGCCATACGACACGGATGCGTGGCTGCTCGACAGCCACGTGGAGGACAAACTGGGTGGCACCGGGGTGACCTTCAACTGGGAGCTTGCCTGGCAGGCAAAAGATCACGGCCGGCCTGTGATGCTCGCGGGCGGGCTCACGCCGGAAAATGTGGCCGAAGCGATTCACGAGGTGTGGCCCTTTGCGGTGGATGTCTCCAGCGGCGTGGAGGACGCGCCCGGGCTGAAGAACCGCAAGCTCGTGCAGATGTTCATCGCGAACGTGCGCGCCGTGGACGTGGAGCAGGACCGGTTTTAA